From the genome of Desulfovibrio sp. JY:
GAGACGTTGAGAAAATAGGACGTATTTTCTCCCAGGCCCGAGTACAGCAGATAGCCGAGGCCGCCCAGAAAAAGGACCAGGGCCACAAGGTAGACGGGGGCGTTGTTTTTTTTCGCCATGGCAAATTCCGCGTTTGGCTGCGTGCGTTATGCGGCGGGCGTGTCCTTGGGGTCGCGCATGGTGCGCAGAAGCTCCTCACGCCTCGTGCGGGCCAGCTCCCGCATGTCCGCCACCTGATCGGTTTCGTCAACGATTTCCTTGCCGAGGATTTCCTCCAGCACATCCTCCAGGGTGACCACCCCGGATACCCCACCGTATTCGTCTAGAACCACGAAGAGATGCATACGCGATTCCAGAAATTTTACCAGCACCCGGTCAAGGGGCATGGAATCCAGGACAAATCGCACCGGCTTCATGAGGTCGGACAGGCGCACGTCGTCCTGGTCGTTGGCCAGGGCCTCGAGGACCTCCCGGCGGTAGACGATGCCCACGATGTTTTCCGGGTCATCGGCGTCGAAAACCGGAATGCGGCTGTGGGGCCAGACCGCCCGGCGATCGCCCCGGGCCTCGGCCACGGTCATCTGGGCCGACAGGGAAAACACCACCGTACGCGGGGTCATGATGTCGCTGGCGGTTTTCCGGTCGAGGGACAGGATGTTTTTGATGGAGAGTTCCTCGAGGGGCTTGATGATGCCTTCCCGGCGGGTCAGGCTGACCACGGCCCGCAGGTCCTCTTCCGAGGACATGGGGTCCTTGCGCCGGTTCGCGACCAGCCCGGCGAGCAGCCCCCCGGCCCAGATGATGGGGAGCAAACCGAGGATCAGGTACTTAAGCGGCGCGGCAATGCCCGTCGCGACCGAACGGCTGTAGGCCACGCCCACGGTCTTGGGCAATATCTCGCCGAGGGTGAGGATGACCACGGTGAAAACGGCGGTGAAAAGCCACAGCTCATCCGGGCCGAAGACCGTCGACGCCGCCGCGCCGGCAACCGCCGCCCCGGCCGTATTGGCGATGGTGTTGAGCGTCAGGATGGCCGTGATGGGCTTTTCCACATTGGAGCGCAGGGTGAAAAGCAGTTCTCCGGCCGGCCGGCCGTCCTTGCGCAACCGCTCGATCCAACTCCAGGGCACGGAATAGAGCGCGGCCTCGCTCATGGAGCAAAAGGCCGAGATGAGAACCGCCGCCGCCACGGCGACAACGAGGGTCAGCATAGGCCGCCCCCATTGCTCGGGACGGCGCGCGAAGACGGAGGTTGGGGGGGATCGAGGGTATCGGCGGCCTTGGCTTTCGGGGCGCGGTCGTGTTCCATGGAAGGGGTAAGGCTCCTCGCGGCACTGCGCGACATGACTTTGTTTCTTTTTCCCAATTACGGATTTCAGTCGATTTGTAAAGCGCCGACGGCCGCCAGCATCAGGGGGCCTTGGCCACGGCGTCGGTTTTGATGCGGAAATGGCCGTTTATGGTCGGCAGGATATAGCGCTCGGTGTACTCGTCGATAACCAAGTTCGGCTTTTCCTTCTCGATAAGCGCCGTGTCGAAATAGCGAAAGGCCGTCTCGGTCTGGGGTTTGAGCCAGATGTAAAGCCCCTTGTCGAAGGACTCGGCCATAAACGGCAACAGTTCCCACCAGAAGGAATCGTGGAACACGATGACGTTCGGCAGCTTGGGGTCGCCCGTATAGGAATACTGCGGCGTCTCGAAGTACGGCGCCGGCATCGGTCCGTCATAGGTCATGCCCCGGGCCTTGTACCAGTCCTTGTTGACGAACATGATGCGGTCTTCCTTGAGGTGGCCGCCAAGCCCCAGCATGTTGGCCAGGTCCCCGGGCAGCCAGTTGAAACGCTCGACGGAAAACCGG
Proteins encoded in this window:
- a CDS encoding hemolysin family protein, with amino-acid sequence MLTLVVAVAAAVLISAFCSMSEAALYSVPWSWIERLRKDGRPAGELLFTLRSNVEKPITAILTLNTIANTAGAAVAGAAASTVFGPDELWLFTAVFTVVILTLGEILPKTVGVAYSRSVATGIAAPLKYLILGLLPIIWAGGLLAGLVANRRKDPMSSEEDLRAVVSLTRREGIIKPLEELSIKNILSLDRKTASDIMTPRTVVFSLSAQMTVAEARGDRRAVWPHSRIPVFDADDPENIVGIVYRREVLEALANDQDDVRLSDLMKPVRFVLDSMPLDRVLVKFLESRMHLFVVLDEYGGVSGVVTLEDVLEEILGKEIVDETDQVADMRELARTRREELLRTMRDPKDTPAA